One stretch of Rhodoferax lithotrophicus DNA includes these proteins:
- a CDS encoding c-type cytochrome, which produces MKTPLSFDKLALTLIRRTVLLCLALVPLTSLARNELQVCDSHVLVRGAEMAINKACLGCHTLDTKRVGPTYIEIATRYEHNPDMVLLLANKIKHGSNGIWGAAVMPANPVTDEDALILARWILTLRGVRPPENQFSSRLRP; this is translated from the coding sequence ATGAAGACCCCCCTTTCCTTTGACAAGTTGGCACTGACCTTGATACGTCGAACGGTCTTGCTGTGTCTGGCACTCGTCCCGCTGACCTCTCTGGCCCGCAATGAACTCCAGGTGTGCGATAGCCATGTCTTGGTGCGCGGGGCAGAAATGGCGATCAATAAAGCCTGCTTAGGCTGCCATACGCTGGACACCAAACGTGTCGGCCCCACTTACATCGAGATTGCCACCCGCTATGAGCACAACCCGGACATGGTGCTGCTGCTGGCCAACAAGATCAAACATGGCAGCAATGGCATCTGGGGCGCAGCGGTGATGCCCGCCAACCCCGTCACGGATGAAGACGCGTTGATCCTCGCCCGCTGGATTCTCACCTTGCGCGGTGTC